A genomic window from Aerosakkonema funiforme FACHB-1375 includes:
- a CDS encoding flippase, translating to MLNKLKAAIAKLSPELRRIIGSVIWLSGDRILRMGVGLIVTAWIARYLGPDGFGLFNFATAFVSLFGVLATLGLNQIVVRDIVRDPSLKDETLGTTFVLKLAGGILTVLISSGAISLVRPHDRLTLWIVAITASVTIFDAFNTIDLWFQSLVKSKHTVIAKNIAFVIVTALRIALIEMKAPVVAFAWVLVVESALGSIGLAIAHKLDGQNLLRWRPKFQRAKTLLKESWPLIISDLAIMIYVRIDQIMLGQLMGDKPVGIYSAAVRIAEVWYFFASAIVNSVTPAIVQAKQESETLYYNKLQKLFNLMVIVTFSIAIPLTLISKFLIVAIFGQKYAAAASVLSIYIWSAVFGFFGWAKGIWIVAEGQTVFALISTCCGATMNIILNFWLIPLYQENGAALASVISYSFTDYVMCLIYPPARKLGWIMTNALTFNLFARRSRE from the coding sequence ATGCTGAATAAATTGAAAGCAGCAATTGCAAAGCTCAGTCCCGAACTGCGTAGGATTATCGGTAGTGTAATCTGGTTGTCAGGCGATCGCATCTTACGCATGGGCGTCGGGTTAATTGTTACCGCTTGGATAGCTCGTTATCTAGGCCCAGATGGATTTGGTCTGTTCAACTTCGCAACTGCTTTTGTTTCCCTATTTGGCGTGCTTGCCACTTTGGGATTGAATCAGATTGTCGTGCGCGACATAGTTCGCGATCCATCCCTTAAAGATGAAACTCTTGGCACGACTTTTGTATTAAAACTCGCTGGTGGTATCCTCACAGTATTAATATCAAGTGGAGCGATTAGCCTAGTCCGTCCTCATGACCGACTGACTCTTTGGATTGTGGCAATTACGGCGTCAGTAACAATTTTTGATGCCTTCAATACGATCGATTTGTGGTTCCAGTCCCTAGTTAAATCAAAACATACAGTTATTGCCAAAAATATAGCCTTCGTTATCGTCACCGCGCTCAGAATTGCTTTGATTGAGATGAAGGCTCCTGTAGTTGCCTTTGCTTGGGTGCTTGTGGTGGAGAGCGCTTTGGGTAGCATAGGTTTGGCGATCGCGCACAAATTGGACGGACAAAATCTGCTCAGATGGCGTCCGAAATTCCAGCGGGCAAAAACTCTGCTCAAGGAGAGTTGGCCGTTAATAATTTCCGATTTAGCTATTATGATCTACGTGCGTATCGATCAGATTATGCTCGGTCAATTAATGGGCGATAAACCCGTCGGGATTTATTCAGCAGCCGTGCGAATAGCAGAAGTTTGGTATTTTTTTGCCAGCGCCATTGTCAATTCCGTAACTCCTGCCATTGTGCAAGCCAAACAGGAGAGTGAAACGCTCTACTATAACAAACTGCAAAAGCTGTTTAATTTAATGGTAATAGTAACTTTCAGCATAGCCATTCCCCTGACGCTGATCTCAAAATTTCTCATTGTAGCCATATTCGGCCAAAAATATGCAGCGGCTGCTAGCGTGCTGTCAATCTACATTTGGTCAGCAGTATTTGGTTTTTTTGGTTGGGCAAAAGGAATTTGGATTGTGGCAGAAGGACAGACAGTTTTTGCTTTAATTTCTACCTGTTGCGGCGCTACTATGAATATTATCCTGAATTTTTGGCTGATTCCGCTTTATCAAGAAAATGGTGCGGCGCTAGCATCGGTGATTTCCTATTCATTTACCGATTATGTGATGTGCCTGATTTATCCTCCGGCTAGAAAGCTAGGTTGGATAATGACCAATGCACTGACTTTCAACTTGTTTGCGAGAAGAAGCAGAGAATAG
- a CDS encoding glycosyltransferase family 4 protein — protein sequence MKYHIALIRAIDLEGMARDAEQRKCPRHIMWQLSQQLGATIHKPAGNPVQAIDKIRGKLGSNIPEQWALGRALSEKLTSDDLIFCPGEDVGYPVAALCGAKRDRPKIVVIVHNSDRPRTRLSLKLYGLADKIDLFITPARLQADFLRRYLNLPAEKVWLLPDQTDVKFFTPGSVSPDKRRPMVMSVGLEQRDYVTLAEATKDLDIDVKVSGFSTAKLKEEYARPKSRRFPKVLPENMSCQFYEWPDLVQLYRDADIVVISLVENKFAAGIQVMHEALACKRPVIITRTRGMSEYLEIPGIVTTFNPGDVGGLREAIVHLLNNPQEAEAQAQRGHELVLKDRNSDRFVEALANRLIEMGS from the coding sequence TTGAAATATCATATAGCTCTAATTCGGGCGATCGACCTCGAAGGGATGGCGCGAGATGCCGAACAGCGTAAATGCCCCCGGCATATCATGTGGCAGCTAAGTCAACAGCTAGGTGCGACCATCCACAAACCAGCGGGAAATCCAGTACAAGCAATAGATAAGATACGCGGGAAACTGGGATCGAACATTCCGGAACAGTGGGCTTTGGGTCGCGCACTGTCAGAGAAACTTACAAGCGACGATTTGATATTCTGTCCTGGGGAAGATGTCGGATATCCCGTCGCGGCACTTTGCGGTGCGAAACGCGATCGGCCTAAAATAGTCGTAATTGTTCACAATTCCGATCGACCCCGCACTCGTCTGTCTTTGAAACTGTACGGTTTAGCAGATAAAATTGACCTATTTATTACTCCGGCTCGCCTCCAAGCTGATTTCCTCCGTCGCTACTTGAATTTGCCAGCAGAAAAAGTCTGGTTGTTACCAGATCAAACAGATGTGAAATTCTTTACACCCGGATCTGTTTCACCAGATAAACGTCGTCCGATGGTGATGAGTGTGGGATTGGAACAGCGGGATTATGTAACTTTAGCAGAAGCGACAAAGGACTTGGACATCGATGTCAAAGTTAGCGGTTTTTCCACGGCAAAGCTAAAAGAAGAATACGCACGTCCGAAGTCGCGCAGATTTCCAAAAGTTCTGCCGGAAAATATGTCCTGTCAGTTCTACGAATGGCCGGATTTAGTGCAACTTTATCGCGACGCGGACATAGTAGTAATTAGCTTGGTGGAAAATAAGTTTGCGGCTGGAATTCAAGTCATGCACGAAGCTTTAGCCTGTAAGCGTCCGGTGATTATAACCCGAACTCGCGGTATGAGCGAATACCTTGAAATTCCAGGTATTGTTACTACGTTTAATCCAGGTGATGTGGGGGGATTGCGAGAAGCGATCGTTCATTTGCTAAACAATCCCCAAGAAGCAGAAGCACAGGCGCAGCGCGGTCACGAACTGGTGTTAAAAGACCGCAATAGCGATCGCTTTGTCGAGGCGCTCGCCAATCGATTAATTGAGATGGGCTCTTAG
- a CDS encoding LamG domain-containing protein, whose product MGKVKLYFTIGDRSLVYMLEISNGVRTIQQTPQTMPQIAKDAKGLIAQGALLGFVRPASGLNAIETCEGNVQLSYFDKEGRMRRTNYDATADSLNTAFEQWIPNALRPCLNFSNDNSIVKLNQPLSLTADWSIEAWFCYPLPQTAQWNTLIRGQNADQHIVVSKDKKLGIYLTNDPLKQYFYDCGFSMGALSSGWHHLTVVGDGNTTRFYIDGKEVGDTKAKALVDAQVNLSADSGNATLKQKLEDIKQAILKPIGDVYAIGNNHLAANKPIPIDYGVVNFNGNGNYIQTVAKLPIGDEITIEYWFKGTSLQSAVRQQDGGGYIVTGWNNQHIISVDQGTTGISVGANATNGSWHHIAMTWKRNTPNGFVSYLDGVLVAQRNSVNTALPAMNANVFIGCYNGASEFTNGQMAEVRIWNKARTQAEIQANMNKRLTGKEANLVAYFPLNKVESGKVLDLVSGNSGTVVNATNVTSTLALTPPAVMQMQGEQFGKVAEVRIWGMALSDEEIEANSRTLISGNESGLLAYYPLNEATGTEIRDNSGNGQHGTLTNPIWWACAAPMGLPSSDTPNNQVMKFDGVNDHITLPAMNINYSQGFSVEVWVRYNSLKIWSRIFDFGSGAAVDNILLANPGTTNNLLLSIRRGSAEQTIQAANFLEVGKWMHIAVTLDASGNGKIYKNGQLIQSGTCQTPNNVNRTINYIGRSNWAADAYFDGQMAEFRLWNRVRTEAEIKADLNKRLTGQESGLALYLPLDGILTNKVLDYAGINDGTVTEATIVEDMTAPWLSIGSSAVSAEYSTITIDQTTGQRTAMMRRLFASPALNGVNLFPDKPLETLELKWIGNAQFAPTLLGYIEGAPPVPSENLALADDYNGATSVELTMTEDVEFNWTRSQDSGLGAAVEAFMGAGEVISTGIGVEIEVSNRHGFKGNLEFSYQFQNESSITSSSSLSMTDKLELRGTFEDDPKFPHLGNRFIPKNIGYALVVSALADVFVTRLARSKKMVGYQTLPVDGIPPDVNTITFLMNPAYTMNGSLDGMTGSSATSQRFFKHVPEMRAQYGSLYPASYYRLQEAYNLKRQIEADDKRRESYFNNFDVRSIDEASLDRNINSGDAPTTIGVQREEDKPTTGATAEEQTAKAEEFKAQTAAASQETSSAAKAKQAEIQSKITDQDKQVHAMASFAGWQRNMENIQIRAGKRNIVNTYVWDADGGLRTEAQSFANTVEHTIGGAFTMAAGLGAENEFQMGFDVELTSQATVNLTQTMSKTESRSKGFELNIDLSGMENKGVTDYNDNPIMPGEKVDRYRFMSFYLEGSTQNFQDFFNYVVDPEWLRSNDEEARALRQAQAGKPNKAWRVLHRVTYVERPSLMGFGRDVRQLKVRDENVGIGKVIVDVAKLQQKVDQILEWISSQQQ is encoded by the coding sequence GTTAAGTTGAATCAACCTCTGTCACTGACAGCAGACTGGAGTATCGAAGCTTGGTTCTGTTATCCCTTGCCACAAACCGCACAATGGAATACTCTAATCCGGGGGCAAAATGCCGATCAGCACATTGTTGTCAGTAAGGACAAAAAGTTAGGAATTTACCTGACGAATGACCCACTGAAACAATACTTTTACGATTGTGGTTTCAGTATGGGAGCATTGTCTTCTGGTTGGCATCATCTCACAGTGGTGGGTGATGGAAATACAACCCGCTTCTACATTGATGGTAAGGAAGTGGGTGACACTAAAGCCAAAGCTTTAGTCGATGCCCAGGTTAATCTCAGTGCGGACTCTGGTAATGCCACACTCAAGCAAAAGCTAGAAGATATCAAGCAAGCAATCTTGAAACCCATTGGCGATGTTTATGCGATCGGCAATAATCATCTCGCTGCTAACAAACCCATTCCCATTGACTATGGTGTGGTGAATTTTAACGGGAACGGCAATTATATTCAGACTGTCGCTAAATTGCCCATTGGTGACGAAATCACGATCGAATACTGGTTCAAGGGCACCAGTTTACAATCGGCTGTCAGACAGCAAGACGGTGGTGGCTATATTGTTACTGGCTGGAATAATCAACATATTATTTCTGTCGATCAGGGTACTACAGGCATCAGCGTGGGAGCTAACGCCACCAATGGCAGTTGGCATCACATTGCGATGACTTGGAAACGGAACACCCCCAACGGATTTGTCAGCTATTTGGACGGAGTGCTTGTCGCCCAGAGAAACAGTGTCAACACCGCGCTACCTGCGATGAACGCCAATGTTTTCATCGGCTGTTACAACGGTGCTTCAGAATTTACCAACGGTCAAATGGCTGAAGTCCGCATCTGGAACAAAGCCCGGACTCAAGCAGAAATTCAGGCGAATATGAATAAACGCCTGACAGGAAAAGAAGCGAACTTAGTGGCTTATTTTCCCTTGAATAAGGTGGAAAGCGGAAAAGTCTTAGACCTGGTGAGCGGGAATTCTGGTACGGTGGTAAACGCCACAAACGTTACTTCTACCCTAGCATTGACCCCCCCTGCCGTGATGCAGATGCAGGGCGAGCAATTTGGCAAAGTCGCAGAAGTCCGCATTTGGGGAATGGCTCTGAGTGATGAGGAAATTGAAGCCAATAGTCGCACCCTCATTAGTGGGAATGAGTCCGGTTTGTTAGCTTACTATCCCTTGAATGAAGCCACTGGGACGGAAATCCGCGATAATTCCGGTAATGGTCAACATGGGACGCTGACGAATCCGATTTGGTGGGCTTGCGCCGCACCGATGGGGCTACCGAGTAGTGATACACCTAATAATCAGGTGATGAAGTTTGATGGGGTCAACGATCACATCACCTTACCGGCAATGAACATCAATTACTCCCAAGGATTTAGCGTAGAAGTCTGGGTGCGCTACAACAGCTTGAAAATTTGGTCAAGAATCTTCGATTTCGGGAGTGGTGCTGCTGTAGATAACATTCTGCTAGCCAATCCTGGCACGACTAATAACCTGTTATTGTCTATTCGTCGGGGAAGTGCCGAACAGACAATACAAGCAGCTAATTTCCTAGAAGTCGGAAAATGGATGCACATTGCTGTCACTCTTGATGCTTCCGGTAATGGCAAAATTTACAAGAACGGTCAGCTAATTCAATCAGGTACTTGTCAAACTCCTAATAACGTGAACCGCACGATTAATTACATCGGACGGAGTAACTGGGCTGCTGATGCCTATTTTGACGGGCAAATGGCGGAATTCCGCTTGTGGAATCGAGTGCGTACTGAAGCAGAAATTAAGGCTGACCTGAATAAACGGCTGACGGGTCAAGAGTCTGGTTTGGCACTCTATTTGCCTTTAGATGGCATTTTGACCAACAAAGTCTTAGACTATGCGGGAATTAATGATGGCACTGTCACCGAAGCAACCATTGTGGAAGATATGACCGCCCCTTGGTTAAGCATTGGCTCTTCTGCGGTCAGTGCAGAATATAGCACGATTACCATAGACCAGACGACGGGGCAAAGAACGGCGATGATGCGGCGGTTGTTTGCTTCTCCTGCTCTCAATGGCGTGAATCTATTCCCCGACAAGCCTCTGGAAACCTTAGAACTCAAATGGATTGGTAATGCCCAATTTGCTCCCACTTTGCTCGGTTACATTGAAGGCGCACCACCAGTACCCAGTGAAAACCTGGCCTTAGCCGATGATTATAACGGCGCAACTTCAGTGGAATTAACCATGACTGAAGATGTGGAGTTTAATTGGACTCGATCGCAAGATAGTGGCTTGGGAGCTGCGGTTGAGGCATTCATGGGTGCGGGAGAAGTCATATCTACGGGTATCGGAGTAGAAATAGAAGTATCGAACCGACATGGGTTTAAAGGCAATTTGGAGTTCAGCTACCAATTCCAAAATGAAAGCAGTATCACCTCTAGCTCATCCCTGAGCATGACCGATAAACTGGAATTGCGCGGCACATTTGAAGACGATCCCAAATTCCCCCATTTAGGCAACCGATTTATTCCCAAAAATATCGGCTATGCGTTGGTGGTTTCAGCATTAGCAGATGTGTTTGTCACCCGACTGGCTCGCAGTAAGAAAATGGTTGGCTACCAAACACTACCTGTAGATGGTATTCCCCCAGATGTCAACACCATCACCTTCTTGATGAATCCGGCTTACACCATGAATGGCAGTTTGGATGGCATGACCGGAAGTTCTGCCACCAGCCAACGCTTCTTTAAGCACGTTCCTGAAATGCGAGCGCAGTATGGTTCTCTCTATCCCGCCAGTTATTATCGCTTGCAAGAAGCATACAATCTCAAACGTCAAATCGAAGCGGATGACAAACGCCGGGAATCTTACTTCAATAACTTTGATGTGCGATCGATTGATGAAGCATCTTTGGATCGGAACATCAACAGTGGTGATGCACCCACCACCATTGGAGTCCAACGGGAAGAAGACAAACCCACTACCGGAGCGACTGCGGAGGAACAAACGGCAAAGGCTGAAGAATTTAAAGCTCAAACTGCGGCAGCTTCTCAGGAAACAAGTTCTGCTGCCAAGGCAAAACAGGCCGAAATCCAAAGTAAAATTACCGACCAGGATAAACAAGTACACGCAATGGCAAGTTTTGCGGGCTGGCAGCGCAATATGGAAAATATCCAAATTCGCGCTGGAAAACGCAACATTGTCAACACTTATGTTTGGGATGCTGACGGTGGACTGCGAACGGAAGCTCAAAGCTTTGCCAATACGGTAGAACATACCATTGGTGGTGCTTTTACGATGGCTGCTGGGTTAGGGGCTGAGAATGAGTTCCAGATGGGCTTTGATGTAGAGCTAACCTCCCAAGCTACCGTTAACCTGACTCAAACCATGAGTAAAACTGAATCTCGCAGTAAGGGTTTTGAGTTGAATATCGACTTGAGTGGTATGGAAAATAAAGGGGTGACGGATTACAACGATAACCCGATTATGCCTGGGGAAAAAGTCGATCGCTATCGGTTTATGAGTTTCTATCTGGAAGGAAGTACCCAAAACTTCCAAGACTTCTTCAACTATGTGGTTGACCCGGAATGGCTGCGTAGCAATGACGAAGAAGCACGGGCTTTGCGTCAAGCCCAAGCTGGAAAACCGAATAAAGCTTGGCGAGTCTTACACCGGGTCACTTATGTGGAACGTCCGTCCTTGATGGGCTTTGGTCGGGATGTGCGTCAGTTGAAAGTCCGGGATGAAAATGTGGGCATTGGTAAGGTCATCGTTGATGTTGCCAAGTTACAACAGAAGGTCGATCAAATTCTGGAATGGATTAGCTCACAACAGCAGTAA